A single Victivallis lenta DNA region contains:
- the dnaE gene encoding DNA polymerase III subunit alpha yields MPSDFVHLHLHTHYSLLDGACTVKGLVQLAKENDMTAMAITDHGYMGGVEEFHQVLSGAGINPIVGVEAYVAPGDRRDFDSNKPFNRGGFHLILLSENEQGYRNLCKMMSAANKDGFHYKPRIDKELLRQYHEGLICSSACIGSEISQYYLQGDEKRAEQALHEYLDIFGPDNFFIELMDHYMDEERRCNRFLIDLARRNNLRMIATNDVHYMRKEDAEAHEIMLCIQTGARLAEKHFKFSGPDYYFKTEQEMKELFREVPEAVTNTRLVAERCSMKFHYVPEVNHYPKFYMPDGRLADRNDLREVCFDNMEYRYGFDPRKLDKLTDEQQQIIDRMDYELGVIEKTGFISYFFVVSDFIRHAKDEDIPVGPGRGSGAGSLVAYLTRITDIDPLRFNLFFERFLNPERVSPPDFDIDFCEKRRGEVIDYVRGRYGFDSVAQICTYGLLKPKAVVKDVARVLGHDFDFGNRLTKLIPEDPKMTLDKAVEQSKELAALIESDPDVARVFKFAKVLEGLNRQTGIHAAGVIIGDQRLDNLVPLARSASDSMVVPFPAHPCEEQGLLKMDFLGLRTLTIIKNALNMIKKNHGIDIDMMKIPLDDPKTFEMLQRGDTVAVFQLESGGMQNLCRSFGVETLEHIIALLAIYRPGPMQFIPDFIARKKGEAQIIYDHPLMEDCLKETYGIMLYQEQIMQVVQVLAGFTLGGADILRRAIGKKKVDVLAKQKEKFFKGCKETNNIDEALADQIWEKIKLFAGYGFNKSHSAAYGFVCYQTAYLKANYPVEFMAAVLTSELESADQIAFLINACKEMGIKVLPPDVNSSDISFSVDSGCIRFGLGAIKGVGEVAASKIIESRRNDGRFESFLDFCERCGTDVNSRMLEHLTRAGALDTLGLRRSQILAIAEPMMTFAAGRAKDKAAGQGSLFDLLGEEDASEACSVPIPDIPEFDQEEILKSEKELLGFYVTGHPLDPYAELVKTYSSCPIRRIDELSDNSQIRIAGMVGSFTSKFSKKSGKPFGIMLLEDLDSSVECMLYERALSDLAQQEIELVPGMAILANVTVSKRDEAEKPRVIVDRIVPLADAPAELTEELHIHLYADKLGPDALKRVSEACFRIPGRAMVVLCLVGLDDSVTFIEARKSKITVTRELLNELDAILTPGHWRLKATPYAPPPRRSWNRDKEKEKEPAAASN; encoded by the coding sequence ATGCCCTCGGATTTCGTACACCTGCACCTCCACACCCATTACAGTCTGCTCGACGGCGCCTGCACCGTCAAGGGGCTGGTCCAGCTCGCCAAGGAAAACGACATGACGGCCATGGCCATCACCGACCACGGCTATATGGGCGGCGTCGAGGAGTTTCATCAGGTCCTCTCCGGCGCGGGAATCAACCCGATCGTCGGCGTCGAAGCGTATGTCGCCCCCGGCGACCGGCGCGATTTCGATTCGAACAAGCCGTTCAACCGCGGCGGCTTTCACCTGATTCTGCTCAGCGAGAACGAGCAGGGCTACCGGAACCTCTGCAAGATGATGTCCGCCGCCAACAAGGACGGCTTCCATTACAAGCCGAGGATCGACAAGGAGCTGCTCAGGCAGTACCACGAGGGGCTGATCTGCTCGAGCGCCTGCATCGGCAGCGAAATTTCGCAGTATTATCTGCAGGGCGACGAAAAGCGGGCCGAACAGGCGCTGCACGAATATCTCGACATCTTCGGCCCCGACAACTTCTTCATCGAGCTGATGGATCACTATATGGACGAGGAACGGCGCTGCAACCGGTTCCTGATCGATCTCGCCCGCCGCAACAATCTCCGGATGATCGCGACCAACGACGTCCACTATATGCGCAAGGAGGACGCTGAGGCGCATGAAATCATGCTCTGCATCCAGACCGGAGCGCGCCTGGCCGAGAAGCATTTCAAATTTTCGGGTCCCGACTACTACTTCAAGACCGAGCAGGAGATGAAGGAGCTGTTCCGGGAAGTTCCCGAGGCGGTCACGAACACCCGGCTCGTCGCCGAGCGCTGCAGCATGAAGTTCCACTATGTTCCGGAGGTCAACCACTATCCGAAGTTCTACATGCCGGACGGCCGCCTGGCGGACCGCAACGACCTGCGCGAGGTCTGTTTCGACAATATGGAGTACCGTTACGGTTTCGACCCGCGCAAGCTCGACAAGCTGACCGACGAGCAGCAGCAGATCATCGACCGCATGGATTACGAGCTCGGCGTCATCGAAAAGACCGGGTTCATCAGCTATTTCTTCGTGGTGTCGGACTTCATCCGCCATGCGAAGGACGAGGACATTCCGGTCGGTCCGGGGCGCGGCTCCGGCGCGGGTTCGCTCGTCGCCTACCTGACGCGGATCACCGACATCGATCCGCTCCGGTTCAACCTCTTCTTCGAACGTTTCCTGAACCCCGAGCGCGTGAGTCCGCCGGACTTCGACATCGACTTCTGTGAAAAACGGCGCGGCGAAGTCATCGACTACGTGCGCGGCCGCTACGGTTTCGACAGCGTCGCCCAGATCTGCACCTACGGTCTGCTGAAGCCGAAGGCGGTTGTGAAGGATGTCGCCCGCGTGCTCGGCCATGATTTCGATTTCGGCAACCGGCTGACCAAGCTGATTCCGGAGGACCCGAAGATGACGCTCGACAAGGCGGTCGAGCAGTCGAAAGAGCTCGCCGCGCTGATCGAGAGCGATCCCGACGTCGCGCGGGTGTTCAAGTTCGCGAAGGTCCTCGAGGGGCTGAACCGGCAGACCGGCATCCACGCCGCGGGCGTCATCATCGGCGACCAGCGGCTCGACAACCTCGTTCCGCTGGCCCGCAGCGCCTCCGACAGCATGGTCGTGCCGTTCCCGGCCCACCCGTGCGAGGAGCAGGGGCTGCTGAAGATGGACTTCCTCGGGCTGCGGACGCTGACCATCATCAAAAACGCGCTGAACATGATCAAGAAGAATCACGGCATCGACATCGACATGATGAAGATTCCGCTCGACGACCCGAAGACCTTCGAGATGCTCCAGCGCGGCGACACGGTGGCGGTGTTCCAGCTGGAATCCGGCGGCATGCAGAATCTCTGCCGCTCGTTCGGCGTGGAGACGCTCGAACATATCATCGCGCTTCTGGCCATCTACCGCCCGGGCCCGATGCAGTTCATCCCGGACTTCATCGCCCGCAAGAAGGGCGAGGCGCAGATCATTTACGACCACCCGCTGATGGAGGACTGCCTGAAGGAGACTTACGGCATCATGCTCTATCAGGAACAGATCATGCAGGTCGTGCAGGTGCTGGCCGGCTTTACGCTCGGCGGCGCGGACATCCTGCGACGGGCCATCGGCAAGAAGAAGGTCGATGTGCTGGCCAAGCAGAAGGAGAAGTTCTTCAAGGGATGCAAGGAGACGAACAACATCGACGAGGCGCTCGCCGACCAGATCTGGGAGAAGATCAAGTTGTTCGCCGGTTACGGCTTCAACAAATCGCACTCGGCGGCTTACGGCTTCGTCTGCTACCAGACCGCCTACCTGAAGGCGAATTATCCGGTCGAATTCATGGCGGCGGTGCTGACGAGCGAGCTCGAGTCGGCCGACCAGATCGCATTCCTGATCAACGCCTGCAAGGAGATGGGGATCAAGGTGCTGCCTCCGGACGTGAATTCGTCGGACATCAGCTTTTCGGTCGACTCGGGCTGCATCCGTTTCGGGCTCGGCGCGATCAAGGGGGTCGGCGAGGTCGCGGCATCGAAGATCATCGAGAGCCGCCGGAACGACGGCCGGTTCGAAAGTTTCCTCGATTTCTGCGAGCGGTGCGGAACCGACGTGAATTCGCGCATGCTCGAACACCTGACCCGGGCCGGGGCGCTCGACACGCTCGGGCTGCGGCGGAGCCAGATCCTCGCGATCGCCGAGCCGATGATGACCTTCGCGGCCGGGCGCGCGAAGGACAAGGCGGCCGGGCAGGGGTCGCTGTTCGACCTGCTCGGGGAAGAGGATGCGAGCGAGGCGTGTTCGGTGCCGATCCCGGATATCCCGGAGTTCGATCAGGAAGAGATTCTCAAGAGCGAGAAGGAGCTGCTCGGTTTCTACGTGACCGGTCACCCGCTCGACCCGTATGCGGAGCTGGTCAAGACCTATTCAAGCTGCCCGATCCGCCGGATCGACGAGCTCTCCGACAATTCGCAGATCCGCATCGCCGGCATGGTCGGCAGCTTCACGAGCAAATTCAGCAAGAAGAGCGGCAAGCCGTTCGGAATCATGCTGCTTGAGGATCTCGATTCGTCGGTCGAGTGCATGCTTTACGAGCGGGCGCTGAGTGATCTCGCCCAGCAGGAGATCGAGCTGGTTCCGGGCATGGCGATTCTGGCCAACGTGACCGTGAGCAAGCGCGACGAAGCCGAAAAACCGCGCGTCATCGTGGACAGGATCGTGCCGCTGGCCGATGCTCCGGCCGAGCTGACCGAGGAGCTGCACATCCATCTTTATGCCGACAAGCTCGGACCGGACGCTCTGAAGCGGGTTTCCGAGGCGTGTTTCCGGATTCCGGGCCGCGCGATGGTCGTGCTCTGCCTGGTCGGGCTGGACGACTCGGTGACCTTTATTGAGGCGCGGAAGAGCAAGATCACCGTGACCCGCGAGCTGCTGAACGAGCTTGACGCGATCCTGACCCCGGGCCACTGGCGGCTCAAGGCGACTCCGTATGCGCCGCCGCCGCGCCGCTCCTGGAACCGCGATAAAGAGAAGGAGAAGGAGCCCGCCGCCGCTTCGAATTGA